Proteins encoded within one genomic window of Candidatus Binataceae bacterium:
- a CDS encoding ferritin-like domain-containing protein — MDAEAFVRQLVSENDEILRRLAPAQALKAESGGDLNPQRLLRIALKNEIEASEIAALWMPHAAGAELKLALARQAGDEARHYRLIEERLHALGDDLAGYDPLAPGYSPMFQFLAGLKSDVERVAAGQFTREAIALARNAQFIELCDMTGDHQTARLYRDVIQPDERFHHELGVRFLERLATGDEAQALAQGARARTIELAEELQTLAFKRSGIHHAPGC, encoded by the coding sequence ATGGACGCTGAAGCTTTCGTCCGGCAATTGGTCTCCGAAAATGACGAAATCCTGCGCCGACTCGCGCCTGCCCAGGCCCTCAAGGCCGAAAGCGGCGGCGACCTGAATCCGCAGCGGCTGCTGCGTATCGCGCTCAAGAACGAGATCGAAGCGAGCGAGATCGCCGCGCTCTGGATGCCGCACGCTGCTGGCGCCGAGCTGAAGCTCGCGCTCGCGCGGCAGGCGGGTGACGAGGCGCGGCACTATCGGCTTATCGAAGAGCGCCTCCATGCGCTCGGCGACGATCTGGCGGGCTACGATCCGCTCGCGCCGGGCTACAGCCCGATGTTCCAGTTTCTCGCGGGGCTCAAGTCCGACGTTGAGCGCGTCGCGGCGGGTCAGTTCACGCGCGAGGCGATCGCACTCGCGCGTAACGCGCAGTTCATCGAACTATGCGATATGACCGGAGACCACCAGACGGCGCGCCTCTACCGCGACGTGATCCAGCCCGACGAGCGCTTCCATCATGAGCTCGGTGTGCGCTTCCTGGAGCGGCTGGCGACCGGCGACGAGGCGCAGGCGCTCGCGCAAGGCGCGCGGGCGCGCACGATCGAACTGGCCGAGGAACTGCAGACGCTCGCCTTCAAGCGCAGCGGGATTCATCACGCTCCCGGCTGTTGA
- the efp gene encoding elongation factor P has protein sequence MQIQATQLRAGMVLEYNKDLWRVMSVTHITPGNWRGMVQTKLRNIKSGSQTENRFRSEDRVERVILNQHTMQFLYQDGDDYHFMNTENYEQITIPKDLIEDVVGYLTPNLEVEVEFYETTPLNVTPPKTITLKVIAADPGLKTAAVTNTLKNATVETGMVVQVPHFVNEGDTITLNTETGEYLSRNK, from the coding sequence ATGCAGATTCAAGCGACGCAACTCCGCGCCGGTATGGTGCTCGAGTACAACAAGGATCTATGGCGCGTGATGAGCGTCACTCACATCACACCCGGCAACTGGCGCGGGATGGTGCAGACCAAACTGCGCAACATCAAGAGCGGCTCGCAGACAGAAAATCGCTTCCGCTCTGAAGACCGCGTCGAGCGCGTCATCCTGAACCAGCATACGATGCAGTTCCTCTACCAGGATGGCGACGACTATCACTTCATGAACACCGAGAACTACGAGCAGATCACGATTCCCAAGGATCTGATCGAAGACGTCGTCGGCTACCTCACGCCCAACCTCGAAGTCGAAGTCGAGTTCTACGAGACCACGCCGCTCAACGTCACTCCGCCCAAAACGATCACGCTCAAGGTGATCGCGGCCGACCCGGGTCTCAAGACCGCCGCTGTCACCAACACGCTCAAGAATGCCACGGTCGAAACCGGGATGGTCGTGCAGGTGCCGCACTTCGTCAACGAAGGCGATACCATCACGCTCAACACCGAAACCGGCGAATATCTCTCGCGGAACAAGTAG
- a CDS encoding class I SAM-dependent methyltransferase, with the protein MLGLQLMPGMSVGEIGAGNGRMTVAVARQVGPGGHVYSTEIEPKKLARIRKRVERANLDNVSVIKASVTDTNLPRDCCDVIFMTGVYHHFTRPIETDASIYDSLRPGGVLAIQDFRPSWWLAPWKPKGVPSNRGGHGIPENVLIDELTAAGFHETRFTDACPSSLFLHYYCVVFSKPASRSASGAR; encoded by the coding sequence CTGCTCGGATTACAGTTGATGCCGGGAATGAGCGTCGGCGAAATCGGTGCGGGCAACGGCCGCATGACGGTCGCAGTGGCCAGGCAGGTTGGCCCGGGCGGGCACGTCTATTCGACCGAGATCGAGCCGAAGAAACTCGCCCGCATCCGCAAGCGCGTCGAGCGCGCCAATCTCGATAATGTCAGCGTGATCAAAGCGAGCGTCACCGACACCAACCTGCCGCGCGACTGCTGCGATGTGATTTTCATGACCGGTGTCTACCATCACTTCACCCGCCCGATCGAAACCGACGCGAGCATCTACGATTCGCTGCGTCCCGGCGGAGTGCTCGCGATTCAGGACTTTCGGCCGTCGTGGTGGCTCGCGCCGTGGAAGCCCAAGGGGGTGCCCTCCAACCGCGGCGGCCACGGCATCCCGGAGAATGTACTCATCGACGAGCTAACCGCCGCCGGTTTCCACGAAACTCGTTTCACCGACGCGTGTCCGAGCAGTCTTTTCCTTCATTACTATTGCGTGGTTTTCAGTAAGCCGGCTTCACGATCTGCGAGCGGCGCACGCTGA
- a CDS encoding c-type cytochrome, translated as MNRISFFEIARIATEFAIAAIFACTLSSSANAQMMGGDMGQMMSGGHMGSMPKLMAWMNGEEISVSPTEPQPNFNAGLLAHGELLYGEHCTICHGAKGNGAGRRADELSPRPRDFTKGVFEFHSTPTGTLPADEDIWKVISGGLQGTAMVPWISLSERDRWALVAYVEGFSPRFAKEARSASIQIPTQPRETPELVEQGKKIFSDAGCVECHDAEGRGDGPSVASLKDASGDPIRPLDFHDGIFRRGSSLAQIFLTVRTGLNGTPMPSYADSLSPDQTWAVAAFVRSLAKSASTMDNAGREARAQQRMGMAIDMPGMSEMPMGGMMR; from the coding sequence GTGAACCGAATCAGCTTTTTCGAGATTGCCCGGATTGCGACCGAATTCGCGATCGCCGCAATCTTCGCGTGCACGCTCTCGTCCTCCGCCAATGCGCAAATGATGGGCGGCGACATGGGGCAGATGATGAGCGGCGGGCACATGGGCTCGATGCCGAAGCTGATGGCCTGGATGAACGGCGAGGAAATCAGCGTATCGCCGACCGAGCCGCAACCGAATTTCAATGCAGGGCTGCTTGCGCACGGCGAGCTACTTTATGGAGAGCACTGTACGATTTGTCACGGCGCGAAGGGCAATGGAGCCGGGCGGCGCGCCGACGAACTCTCGCCGCGGCCACGCGACTTCACCAAGGGCGTCTTCGAATTTCACTCGACACCGACCGGCACGCTGCCGGCCGACGAGGATATCTGGAAAGTGATTTCGGGCGGACTCCAGGGAACCGCGATGGTCCCGTGGATCAGTCTCTCGGAGCGCGATCGTTGGGCGCTGGTGGCATACGTCGAGGGCTTCTCGCCTCGCTTCGCAAAGGAAGCCAGGAGCGCATCAATCCAGATTCCAACGCAACCCCGGGAAACGCCTGAGCTCGTCGAGCAGGGCAAAAAGATTTTCAGCGACGCGGGATGCGTTGAATGTCACGACGCCGAGGGTAGGGGCGATGGACCCTCGGTCGCATCGCTGAAGGACGCAAGCGGTGATCCGATTCGCCCGCTCGATTTTCATGACGGGATTTTTCGCCGCGGTTCTAGTCTCGCGCAGATTTTTCTGACGGTCCGCACCGGATTGAACGGCACTCCGATGCCGTCTTACGCCGACTCGCTTTCGCCTGATCAGACCTGGGCCGTCGCCGCGTTCGTGCGAAGTCTCGCCAAGTCAGCATCCACGATGGACAACGCAGGCCGCGAAGCGCGCGCGCAGCAGCGGATGGGGATGGCGATCGATATGCCTGGAATGTCGGAGATGCCGATGGGTGGCATGATGCGCTAG
- a CDS encoding LLM class flavin-dependent oxidoreductase — protein MEFALQYELQRSRPHYDGFMWDIYHQATEQVKLADRLGYHSVWTVEHHFLNEWSYSSAPEVWYGALSQVTKQIRLGHGVCLLPIPFNHPARIAERIAVLDIMSNGRVEFGSGRSITEAELDGFQVHPEDSKPMWEEAIAAIPKMWTQEKFSWDGKYFKMPEREVIPKPVQKPHPPIWVAATQPTTWEAAGHRGIGALGFGISEPGILDGLVKKYKNALKSCEPVGSFINDRTAAATVCVCAPTREEAIGLGKEAIDFTTRKGAELFTPFANREVKGYEYYKKMAEQAVALGDYRMSHADLEKRIEAGAVMVGDPEDCLKVAKMYESAGVDLLLMLVQVAALPHEKVMQTIDLIGKHVMPKLSTRSKVIQIEAAAAAAR, from the coding sequence ATGGAATTCGCGCTGCAATACGAGCTTCAGCGAAGCCGTCCGCACTACGACGGCTTCATGTGGGACATCTACCATCAGGCGACCGAGCAAGTGAAACTGGCGGATCGCCTCGGCTACCACTCGGTGTGGACAGTTGAGCATCATTTTCTCAACGAATGGTCGTACTCGTCGGCGCCCGAGGTCTGGTACGGCGCGCTCAGCCAGGTAACGAAGCAGATTCGCCTCGGCCATGGCGTCTGCCTGCTGCCGATCCCATTCAACCATCCTGCGCGGATCGCGGAACGAATCGCCGTGCTCGATATCATGTCGAACGGGCGCGTCGAGTTCGGCTCGGGCCGCTCGATCACCGAAGCAGAGCTCGACGGCTTCCAGGTGCATCCCGAAGATTCCAAGCCGATGTGGGAAGAAGCGATCGCGGCCATTCCGAAAATGTGGACGCAGGAAAAATTCTCGTGGGACGGCAAATACTTCAAGATGCCAGAGCGCGAGGTGATTCCGAAGCCGGTGCAGAAACCGCATCCTCCGATTTGGGTCGCGGCCACTCAGCCCACGACGTGGGAAGCGGCCGGTCACCGCGGCATCGGCGCGCTCGGCTTCGGCATCTCAGAGCCCGGCATCCTCGACGGCCTCGTTAAGAAGTACAAGAACGCGCTCAAGAGCTGCGAGCCGGTCGGCTCCTTCATCAACGATCGGACCGCGGCCGCGACGGTCTGCGTATGCGCACCGACGCGCGAGGAAGCGATCGGGCTTGGCAAGGAAGCGATCGACTTCACGACCCGCAAGGGCGCCGAGCTCTTCACGCCGTTCGCCAATCGCGAGGTCAAGGGCTACGAGTACTACAAGAAGATGGCCGAGCAGGCGGTCGCGCTCGGCGACTATCGCATGTCGCACGCCGATTTGGAAAAGCGCATCGAGGCGGGCGCCGTGATGGTCGGCGATCCCGAGGACTGCCTCAAAGTAGCAAAGATGTACGAATCGGCCGGCGTCGATCTGCTCCTGATGCTGGTTCAGGTCGCTGCGCTGCCGCATGAAAAGGTGATGCAGACGATCGACCTGATCGGCAAGCACGTGATGCCGAAGCTATCCACCCGCAGCAAGGTGATCCAGATCGAAGCCGCAGCAGCCGCCGCACGCTAA
- a CDS encoding HNH endonuclease signature motif containing protein, with product MENVHDNSTIISEVFTALCASDLRKARFTIKDKYEFQLVTPATRVYSEVELLSVFMRDGFIDRYSPNRQRLMFPGVLRLLSHFMPDLFPFDPHWKLSECHIAYWELMPTIDHRVPVARGGVDAESNWITTSQIRNSAKGAWTLEELGWKEQPPGNLAEWDGLMAAFVDYFDKNPPLAEEPSLKTWRDAVAACETNRAKQPA from the coding sequence ATGGAAAACGTCCACGACAACAGCACCATAATCAGCGAAGTATTCACTGCGCTATGCGCGAGCGATCTCAGAAAGGCGCGCTTCACGATCAAGGACAAGTACGAGTTCCAGCTCGTGACGCCCGCGACGCGTGTATACAGCGAGGTCGAGCTGCTCTCGGTCTTCATGCGCGACGGCTTTATCGATCGCTACTCGCCCAATCGCCAGCGCCTGATGTTCCCGGGAGTCCTGCGGCTGCTGTCACATTTCATGCCCGATTTGTTCCCCTTCGATCCGCATTGGAAACTCTCCGAATGCCATATCGCCTACTGGGAGCTGATGCCGACGATTGACCATCGCGTGCCGGTCGCGCGCGGGGGCGTCGATGCGGAATCGAACTGGATCACGACCTCGCAGATTCGCAACAGCGCCAAGGGCGCGTGGACACTCGAGGAACTCGGATGGAAAGAGCAGCCGCCCGGAAACCTCGCCGAATGGGACGGGCTGATGGCGGCATTCGTCGATTACTTCGACAAGAACCCGCCGCTCGCCGAGGAGCCCTCCCTGAAAACGTGGCGCGATGCGGTCGCCGCATGCGAAACCAATCGCGCCAAACAACCCGCCTGA
- a CDS encoding nuclear transport factor 2 family protein, translating into MLVALAVGGIAFTPIAHAQTDGDKAAVKTLNQQIMAGFNHHDASAIMAFYSNDPDAIFFEDTIPLQFNKAALIKVTTDFFKSASDFQATMDSYDSVVSGDLAAVHYVIRNSWTDKNGKHSQTSRYTQIDKKEGGKWLVWHEHYSVPFDPATGKAVFNAAP; encoded by the coding sequence ATGTTGGTAGCACTTGCCGTTGGTGGAATTGCATTTACACCGATCGCTCATGCCCAGACCGACGGTGACAAGGCGGCGGTCAAGACACTCAACCAACAGATCATGGCCGGCTTCAACCATCACGACGCCTCAGCAATCATGGCTTTCTACTCCAATGACCCGGACGCGATCTTCTTCGAGGACACTATCCCACTTCAGTTCAACAAGGCGGCGCTAATCAAGGTTACTACGGACTTCTTCAAGTCCGCATCCGATTTTCAGGCCACCATGGACTCGTACGATTCGGTCGTAAGCGGCGACCTGGCCGCCGTGCATTACGTCATTCGGAACAGTTGGACCGACAAGAACGGTAAGCATTCGCAAACCAGCCGCTACACGCAGATTGATAAGAAGGAGGGCGGCAAGTGGCTCGTATGGCATGAGCATTATTCCGTGCCGTTCGACCCTGCGACCGGCAAAGCTGTGTTCAACGCAGCGCCGTAG
- a CDS encoding LLM class F420-dependent oxidoreductase, whose product MKFGLFGINNGACAFPKTAAAVARAAEAAGFESLWTGEHVILPDPQVAPSPVAPDYPMLDPAVSLAFIAAHTTKVKLGTGIIILPQRNPVVLAKELASTDTLSGGRLIFGIGIGYLKPEFEAIGAPFDHKGPRTEEFLAAMIALWTMEKPEFHGKWVNFKGVNAMPRPASKPHPEIVFGGHTADAYSRAARLAKGWYGFALDVDGAKKCIDGVREACAKAGRNFADVEISVTPRVPIDRDTAKRFADLGVHRLILLQRAQDEAGILKQVGEVERELIGKI is encoded by the coding sequence ATGAAATTCGGATTATTCGGAATCAATAACGGCGCTTGCGCATTTCCCAAGACTGCCGCGGCCGTGGCGCGCGCGGCTGAAGCGGCAGGCTTCGAAAGCTTGTGGACGGGTGAGCACGTGATCCTGCCCGACCCGCAGGTGGCGCCGTCTCCCGTCGCTCCCGATTATCCGATGCTCGACCCTGCGGTATCGCTCGCCTTTATCGCGGCGCATACGACGAAGGTGAAGCTCGGCACGGGGATTATCATCCTGCCGCAGCGCAATCCTGTAGTGCTCGCGAAGGAACTCGCCTCGACGGACACGCTGTCCGGTGGGCGGCTCATTTTCGGTATCGGAATCGGCTATCTCAAGCCGGAGTTCGAGGCGATCGGCGCGCCGTTCGATCACAAGGGCCCGCGTACCGAGGAGTTCCTCGCCGCGATGATCGCGTTGTGGACGATGGAGAAGCCCGAGTTTCACGGCAAGTGGGTGAACTTCAAGGGCGTCAATGCGATGCCGCGGCCGGCCTCGAAGCCTCATCCTGAGATCGTCTTCGGGGGCCATACCGCCGACGCCTACAGCCGCGCGGCGCGCCTCGCCAAGGGATGGTATGGGTTTGCGCTCGACGTTGACGGCGCGAAGAAGTGTATCGATGGCGTCAGGGAAGCATGCGCGAAGGCCGGCCGCAATTTCGCCGACGTTGAGATCAGCGTGACGCCGCGCGTGCCCATTGATCGTGATACGGCCAAGCGCTTCGCCGATCTCGGCGTGCATCGGTTGATCCTGCTGCAGCGCGCGCAGGACGAGGCCGGGATCCTGAAGCAGGTTGGCGAGGTCGAGCGGGAGCTTATCGGAAAGATCTAG
- a CDS encoding methyltransferase domain-containing protein, with the protein MQTPGGKRAPARGRANAPTDTSRPRGPRRAPRPERESPAPLRLVPGLYSAYTQPGFEVIAANEIAARIAGAREVARRSIPDRAGVTIFSARNAADALARLRTTEDIFTVAGYRAGLGIEPPTLDKVRGVSRDAPFVEAALHDRATMTPGSRAGRRLRYRVVARLVGDHQFRRVDLQHAVERGIAEREDHTWRLDEEADVEFWATMNAGELVLEVRLTDERMRHREYKAAHRIAALRPSVAGALAWLSEPEESDVVLDPFCGTGTILIERAHLGRYAMLYGSDRDPAALEAARANVGPRYKPIQLERWDAAALPIEPASVSKIVTNLPWGKTYGTHGENRRLYPKWFAEFSRVLRKDGRVVALTSEWRLMRELEERGIFKADKVFRVSILGASAAVYVGRNRAQ; encoded by the coding sequence GTGCAGACGCCTGGCGGCAAGCGTGCGCCCGCGCGCGGCCGCGCTAATGCGCCCACGGACACCAGCCGGCCGCGAGGTCCACGGCGCGCGCCGCGTCCTGAGCGCGAGTCGCCCGCGCCGCTGCGGCTCGTGCCGGGGCTCTACTCGGCATATACGCAGCCTGGATTCGAGGTGATCGCGGCGAACGAAATTGCCGCCCGGATCGCAGGCGCGCGCGAAGTCGCTCGGCGTTCGATTCCGGATCGCGCCGGGGTCACGATCTTCTCCGCAAGGAACGCGGCCGATGCGCTCGCACGGCTGCGAACTACCGAAGACATCTTCACGGTTGCCGGCTATCGCGCGGGCCTTGGTATCGAGCCGCCGACGCTCGACAAGGTGCGAGGCGTATCGCGCGATGCGCCCTTTGTCGAAGCCGCCCTGCACGATCGCGCTACGATGACGCCCGGCTCGCGCGCGGGCCGCCGATTGCGCTATCGCGTCGTGGCGCGCCTGGTCGGCGATCACCAGTTTCGCCGCGTCGATCTCCAGCACGCCGTCGAACGTGGAATCGCCGAGCGCGAGGACCATACCTGGCGCCTTGACGAGGAAGCCGACGTCGAGTTCTGGGCCACAATGAACGCGGGCGAATTAGTGCTGGAAGTGCGGCTCACCGACGAGCGCATGCGCCATCGCGAGTACAAGGCGGCGCATCGAATCGCGGCGCTCAGGCCGTCGGTCGCAGGCGCGCTCGCATGGCTCTCGGAGCCCGAGGAATCCGACGTAGTGCTGGATCCGTTCTGCGGCACGGGTACGATTCTCATCGAGCGGGCGCATCTGGGACGCTATGCGATGCTCTACGGCAGCGATCGCGATCCCGCGGCGCTCGAAGCGGCGCGCGCCAACGTCGGTCCGCGCTACAAACCGATCCAGCTCGAGCGATGGGACGCGGCTGCCCTTCCAATCGAACCCGCGAGCGTGTCGAAAATCGTGACCAACCTGCCGTGGGGCAAGACCTACGGCACGCACGGCGAGAATCGCCGCCTCTATCCAAAGTGGTTCGCTGAGTTCAGCCGCGTGCTCAGGAAGGACGGCCGAGTCGTCGCGCTCACCTCCGAATGGCGCCTGATGCGCGAGCTCGAAGAGCGCGGCATCTTCAAAGCCGACAAAGTCTTCCGCGTGTCGATCCTCGGCGCCTCAGCCGCAGTGTACGTCGGCCGCAATCGCGCTCAGTAA
- a CDS encoding GlsB/YeaQ/YmgE family stress response membrane protein, with product MIATIVIGLVAGWLAGILMRGSGYGMFVDILLGLIGAVIGRWIFATLGIAAVGGLGYLAMSTVGAVVLVAITHLFHR from the coding sequence ATGATCGCAACAATAGTGATCGGTCTCGTCGCAGGATGGCTCGCCGGCATCCTGATGCGCGGCAGCGGCTACGGAATGTTCGTCGACATCCTGCTTGGCCTGATCGGCGCAGTGATCGGCCGCTGGATCTTCGCAACGCTCGGAATCGCCGCAGTAGGCGGCCTCGGCTACCTCGCGATGTCCACGGTAGGCGCCGTGGTTCTGGTAGCGATCACGCATCTGTTCCATCGCTAG
- a CDS encoding RNB domain-containing ribonuclease, whose amino-acid sequence MHQTSAPKYAGNLIDYLDQGRFESAFVIRDQERHVAVVDSAGREHLVPRDLVMARYPERHIDRAAAAQGIEALKAERAELHSELDMELLWGVISEQGRSFTAQEMADLFFGRHSNVGTSVMLETLLNDRVYFVRRHMEFTPRSPEQVERLRVQASRVRARGDDYKRTQKIIRDVLSGAAAEPADDVPALIEELTKYLKNPFTRSRELTQMLTTAVPEVDTADVAFAVLERLGAHPRVPRFALIAGLRTEFSEAAMNEAAAAIPGPRAVMDGGYAITLDDADTVEVDDALSCEVQSDGSTRVRVHIALVADFVKKGGALDNEAAARATTVYLPETTVRMLPDVLGCDTASLLAGRERPVLTTDVTLSPEGELLKSSIYPATIPIVERVDYDRANAMLANEGENSNAAGAVRRLFSMAMQMREIRRRAGAMLTQRRESKIRVRNGREIEIQILDSGSPARVLVAEFMVLSNFVAARYAAENRIPIIYRVQPQTGLDYAMQRPRLSLYPEYHAGIGLDYYAQLSSPIRRYADLVLQRQILAALAGEPAPYNADELLAVLAGAESAEDSFRELERRAKRYWTLRYLEENSIGVPLKAWATRDGASAELIDYAVRGTLHNAPSLSNQAEILVQVSRVDPLRGWLAFDYIGVGDREARRAP is encoded by the coding sequence ATGCATCAAACCAGCGCGCCAAAATACGCCGGCAATCTGATCGACTATCTTGACCAGGGGCGCTTTGAGAGTGCCTTTGTTATTCGCGATCAGGAGCGTCACGTCGCGGTCGTCGATTCCGCCGGCCGCGAGCATCTGGTGCCGCGCGATCTCGTGATGGCGCGTTACCCCGAACGCCATATCGATCGCGCGGCGGCGGCGCAGGGAATCGAGGCGCTCAAGGCCGAGCGGGCCGAGCTCCACTCCGAACTCGACATGGAACTGCTGTGGGGCGTGATCAGCGAACAGGGCCGCAGCTTCACCGCGCAGGAGATGGCCGATCTGTTTTTCGGGCGGCATTCCAACGTGGGAACCTCGGTGATGCTCGAGACGCTGCTCAACGATCGCGTCTATTTCGTGCGCCGGCACATGGAGTTCACCCCGCGCTCGCCCGAGCAGGTCGAGCGCCTGCGCGTTCAGGCGAGCCGCGTCCGCGCGCGGGGCGACGATTATAAACGCACGCAGAAAATAATCCGCGACGTGCTGAGCGGTGCGGCAGCCGAACCCGCCGACGATGTGCCTGCGCTAATCGAAGAGCTCACCAAGTACCTCAAGAATCCGTTCACGCGATCCCGCGAGCTCACCCAGATGCTCACGACGGCGGTGCCGGAGGTCGATACCGCCGACGTGGCCTTCGCGGTGCTCGAACGGCTCGGCGCTCATCCTCGCGTGCCGCGTTTCGCACTCATCGCAGGATTGCGCACGGAATTCAGCGAAGCCGCGATGAACGAGGCGGCTGCGGCAATTCCCGGTCCGCGCGCCGTGATGGACGGCGGATATGCGATCACGCTCGACGACGCGGACACGGTCGAAGTCGATGATGCGTTGAGCTGCGAGGTGCAAAGCGACGGTTCGACGCGAGTGCGGGTTCATATCGCGCTCGTTGCCGACTTCGTGAAAAAAGGCGGCGCACTCGATAACGAGGCTGCCGCGCGTGCGACCACCGTTTACCTGCCCGAGACAACAGTGCGGATGCTCCCCGACGTCCTCGGCTGCGACACTGCCAGTCTGCTCGCGGGGCGGGAGCGGCCGGTGCTGACGACCGACGTGACGCTTTCGCCTGAAGGCGAACTGCTGAAATCGTCGATCTATCCGGCAACGATTCCGATCGTCGAGCGTGTCGACTACGACCGCGCCAATGCGATGCTCGCCAACGAGGGTGAGAACTCGAACGCGGCTGGCGCCGTGCGGCGCCTGTTCAGCATGGCGATGCAGATGCGGGAGATTCGGCGGCGCGCGGGAGCGATGCTCACGCAGCGGCGCGAGTCCAAGATTCGCGTTCGCAACGGGCGCGAGATCGAAATTCAGATCCTCGACTCCGGATCGCCCGCGCGCGTGCTGGTCGCGGAGTTCATGGTGCTTAGCAATTTCGTCGCGGCCCGCTATGCGGCAGAGAATCGCATCCCGATCATTTACCGCGTCCAGCCGCAAACCGGGCTCGACTATGCGATGCAGCGGCCGCGGCTATCGCTCTATCCCGAATATCACGCGGGAATCGGACTCGATTACTACGCCCAGCTCAGCTCGCCGATTCGGCGCTACGCCGACCTGGTGCTGCAGCGCCAAATCCTGGCCGCGCTGGCGGGCGAGCCGGCGCCATACAACGCCGACGAATTGCTGGCGGTGCTCGCAGGCGCCGAGAGCGCCGAGGATTCATTCCGCGAACTTGAGCGCCGCGCAAAACGCTACTGGACGCTGCGCTATCTCGAAGAAAACAGCATCGGAGTGCCGCTCAAGGCCTGGGCCACGCGCGATGGCGCCAGCGCCGAGCTAATTGACTACGCAGTCCGCGGCACACTGCACAACGCTCCATCGCTATCGAACCAGGCGGAGATCCTCGTGCAGGTAAGCCGCGTAGATCCGCTGCGCGGCTGGCTGGCATTTGACTATATAGGCGTGGGAGATCGAGAGGCGCGTCGCGCGCCGTAG
- a CDS encoding helix-turn-helix domain-containing protein, with translation MVKNESSRVLTVKELSDYLKVHPSTIYRQLKRGRLPAFKVGSDWRFNIESIDRWRLEQDSFKAL, from the coding sequence ATGGTGAAGAACGAAAGCAGTCGTGTCCTGACGGTCAAAGAACTGTCTGATTATTTGAAAGTGCATCCATCGACGATCTACCGGCAGCTCAAGCGTGGTCGTCTTCCGGCGTTCAAAGTCGGCAGTGACTGGCGGTTTAATATCGAATCGATCGATCGCTGGCGCCTGGAACAGGACAGCTTCAAGGCGCTGTAA